GGGCGCCTGCCGGCCGGCCGTCCGTTCACGCATGGGGATCATGGCATGAAGAGCTTGTTGCCGCACTTGCAGCGCCACACCTCCGGGTAGTACTCCCACTGGGGTCCCACCCCGGGCTGGATGGCCACACGGGTGGCCCGGCACGGCGTGCACCGCCCGCACCGCGCGCGGCACGTCGGCGGCGACGACCCCGGCCCCacgagccaccgccgccgggcTGGGAGCACGTCCATGGCGTCCCTCGCCCACGTGGTGGTCGCTGCCCTCCTGGTGGCGCCGTTGGCCATCGCCGTCGACGAGTCTATTCGCCTCCTTGCCAGCGCCGCCGCTGGCAAACGGACCGGCCGCCCTGTAACCACAACTGCAGTACGTAGCCGTACACCGTCAGAACTAATATGATATATATAATGCGTACAGTCCTGGTAAACGACAAATCAGCGTAGGGCAAATTTCAGCGAAGGGCACATGGCCTTagaacttgcatatatatatatatatatatatatatatatatatatatatatatatatatatatatatatatatatatatatatagaattaATTTGTTACTGGCTAATACAATACCATTCTGCCGATTTAGAAAATAATAATGAAAATGCAAAAATGGATCGGAGACATGCACAGAGACCAAATAAATAAAGCACTTCAGTGTCTAGAGCTAGAGAAGACATATATATAcactatatatctatatatattagTGAATTATTCATGTGCTCCAAACAGTGATACCTGCATGCAGTACATTCACACTGAGCCAGGTGCGCTCGCCGCCGGCGTGGGTTCGAATCCTGGATTCGACTCACGTCTCTTACCGGAATTTATTCCTAAAAAATTCTAC
This sequence is a window from Miscanthus floridulus cultivar M001 chromosome 10, ASM1932011v1, whole genome shotgun sequence. Protein-coding genes within it:
- the LOC136490132 gene encoding uncharacterized protein; translated protein: MGAVSCRRRASRRRCHAAALLAAVLFAAAMVVVTGRPVRLPAAALARRRIDSSTAMANGATRRAATTTWARDAMDVLPARRRWLVGPGSSPPTCRARCGRCTPCRATRVAIQPGVGPQWEYYPEVWRCKCGNKLFMP